The Agrobacterium cucumeris genome has a segment encoding these proteins:
- a CDS encoding LacI family DNA-binding transcriptional regulator yields the protein MTGISSKKATIYDLSLLSGASASTVSAVLNGSWRKRRISEETADKILSLAKAQRYTTNLQARGLRSSKSGLVGLLVPVYDNRFFSSMAQTFEGQARKRGLSPMVVSGRRDPEEERRTVETLIAYSIDALFIAGVTDPDGVHQVCARAALPHVNIDLPGKFASSVISNNRHGAEILTSAILAHAAKGGSLGPDDVILFGGHDDHASRERIDGFHAAKADYFGVQSGDDIEITGYSPRMTELAFERFFERRGRLPRCFFVNSSINFEGLLRFMGRHDGEAFGDIVVGCFDYDPFASFLPFPVYMIKPDIAQMLEKGFELLEENRAEPEVTIIEPQLIPPRTALEGPLDDIWDPVAVRRIAR from the coding sequence GTGACAGGCATAAGTTCCAAGAAAGCCACCATTTATGACTTGTCGCTCTTGTCTGGCGCGTCAGCCTCGACAGTGAGCGCAGTGTTGAATGGATCGTGGCGCAAACGGCGGATTTCGGAGGAAACCGCAGACAAGATTCTCTCGCTCGCCAAGGCACAGCGCTACACCACCAATCTGCAGGCCCGTGGCCTCAGGAGCTCAAAATCCGGTCTCGTCGGGCTCCTGGTGCCGGTTTATGACAACCGGTTCTTTTCATCGATGGCGCAGACCTTCGAGGGGCAGGCACGCAAACGCGGCCTGTCGCCGATGGTGGTCTCCGGGCGGCGCGACCCCGAGGAGGAACGTCGCACCGTCGAGACGCTGATCGCCTATTCGATTGATGCCCTGTTCATCGCCGGCGTCACCGATCCTGATGGCGTACACCAGGTCTGCGCCCGCGCAGCCCTTCCGCACGTCAATATCGACCTGCCCGGCAAATTTGCGTCGTCCGTCATTTCCAACAACCGGCACGGCGCGGAAATCCTGACATCGGCAATCCTTGCCCATGCGGCAAAGGGTGGGTCGCTCGGCCCTGACGACGTCATCCTGTTCGGTGGTCATGACGACCACGCCAGCCGCGAGCGAATTGACGGCTTTCATGCCGCTAAAGCCGATTATTTCGGCGTGCAGAGTGGTGACGATATCGAGATCACCGGCTATTCGCCGCGTATGACGGAACTGGCATTCGAACGCTTCTTCGAGCGCAGAGGCCGTCTTCCCCGCTGTTTCTTCGTCAATTCATCGATCAACTTCGAAGGGTTGCTTCGTTTCATGGGGCGTCATGACGGGGAAGCATTCGGCGACATCGTCGTCGGCTGTTTTGACTACGACCCCTTCGCGTCATTTCTTCCCTTTCCCGTTTACATGATCAAACCCGATATTGCGCAAATGCTCGAAAAAGGGTTCGAACTGCTGGAAGAGAACCGCGCAGAGCCCGAAGTCACCATTATCGAACCGCAGCTCATTCCCCCGCGCACCGCCCTTGAAGGGCCGCTTGATGATATCTGGGATCCGGTCGCGGTACGCCGCATAGCAAGGTGA
- a CDS encoding substrate-binding domain-containing protein, whose amino-acid sequence MKKIIAAALGLSLALLSSAAFAEGPKVGVVVKIGGIPWFNAMEAGIKEQSKKLGVDGFMVGPTSADPALQVRAIEDLIAQKVDFIGVVPNDAKVLEPVLKKAQAAGIKVITHESPKQLGADWDFELASAKGFGEAHGKLLAEKMGGKGSYAVFVGSLTVPLHNAWADAAIAYIKANYPDMKLVGDRYGVAEDLDKSRSTALDLMSANADLSGFLAFGSQGPIGAGRAVEERRKDGKVFVIGPFSPGQGAKLIKSGALTGGFMWNPKQAGEVFITLADRIAKGETPKAGDNIEGLGTINPEGNTIVVDQLLKIDKESIDKLVSMGL is encoded by the coding sequence ATGAAGAAAATTATTGCTGCGGCGCTCGGCCTGTCGCTTGCGCTGCTCTCATCCGCGGCCTTCGCCGAAGGGCCGAAGGTTGGCGTCGTCGTCAAGATCGGCGGTATTCCGTGGTTCAACGCCATGGAGGCCGGCATCAAGGAACAGAGCAAGAAGCTCGGCGTTGATGGTTTCATGGTTGGCCCGACCAGCGCCGACCCGGCGCTGCAGGTTCGTGCCATCGAAGACCTGATCGCCCAGAAGGTCGATTTTATCGGGGTCGTGCCGAATGATGCGAAGGTGCTTGAGCCGGTGCTGAAGAAGGCCCAGGCCGCCGGCATCAAGGTCATCACCCATGAATCGCCCAAGCAGCTCGGCGCCGACTGGGATTTTGAACTGGCTTCCGCCAAGGGTTTTGGTGAAGCGCATGGCAAGCTTCTGGCGGAAAAGATGGGCGGCAAGGGTTCTTATGCCGTCTTCGTCGGTTCGCTCACCGTGCCGCTTCACAATGCCTGGGCCGATGCCGCCATCGCCTATATCAAGGCCAATTATCCGGACATGAAGCTCGTCGGCGATCGCTACGGCGTCGCCGAAGATCTCGACAAGAGCCGGTCGACGGCGCTCGATCTGATGTCCGCCAATGCCGATCTGAGCGGTTTCCTTGCCTTCGGTTCGCAGGGACCGATCGGTGCCGGGCGTGCCGTCGAAGAGCGGCGCAAGGATGGCAAGGTCTTCGTCATCGGCCCGTTTTCGCCGGGGCAGGGCGCCAAGCTGATCAAATCGGGCGCGCTGACAGGCGGCTTCATGTGGAACCCGAAACAGGCCGGTGAGGTCTTCATCACGCTCGCCGACCGTATCGCCAAGGGCGAAACGCCCAAGGCCGGCGACAATATCGAAGGTCTCGGCACCATCAATCCCGAGGGTAACACCATCGTCGTCGATCAGCTTTTGAAGATCGACAAGGAAAGCATCGACAAGCTCGTTTCCATGGGCCTCTGA
- a CDS encoding sugar ABC transporter ATP-binding protein, producing MSAEPLLSLKNVKVTFGGVRALKGVSFEVNPGEVHCLAGENGCGKSTLIKVITGVYTPENDAELYFDGKPIAAMTPTLAQALGIQVIWQDLALFDEMSVAENIGFQYAVNGRYGLVDKGAIAKAAEKALARLGVEIDLDKPLKELPIAQRQIVAIARALVGEARLVFMDEPTASLTQSETDYLIDIVRNLSASGVAVVFVSHRLAEVLEISDRITVLRDGSLVGVFPVEGMTQSRVTELMTGRNFDSAVIAADHNDKPVVLSVRGLTRAGEFEDVSFDLRQGETLGITGLLGAGRTELALTLFGMHRPQSGEILIDGKKVNFHSNRDAIRAGVAYLSEDRLALGLNQPQSIADNLVMASLDRLLTGGLISPSKKADVVSRWISALGVKIGLPEDPIRTLSGGNQQRVAIAKWLAIGPKILILDAPTVGVDVGARAGIFEIVRKLAAEGLSIIVISDEAPEVYFNTDRVIHMVEGRFHATHDPRHVSLTELESAIYA from the coding sequence ATGAGCGCAGAACCGCTCCTGTCCCTCAAGAATGTCAAAGTCACCTTTGGCGGCGTGCGCGCCCTGAAAGGCGTTTCTTTCGAGGTCAATCCCGGTGAAGTGCATTGCCTGGCCGGCGAAAACGGCTGTGGCAAAAGCACGCTGATCAAGGTCATAACAGGCGTTTATACGCCCGAAAATGATGCTGAACTGTATTTCGACGGCAAGCCGATAGCCGCGATGACCCCGACGCTTGCGCAAGCGCTTGGCATTCAGGTGATCTGGCAGGATCTGGCGCTGTTTGATGAAATGTCGGTGGCGGAAAATATCGGCTTTCAGTACGCGGTGAACGGCAGATACGGGCTGGTCGACAAAGGCGCGATCGCAAAAGCGGCCGAGAAGGCTTTGGCCCGGCTCGGTGTCGAGATCGATCTCGACAAGCCGCTCAAGGAACTGCCCATTGCCCAGCGCCAGATCGTGGCGATTGCCCGTGCACTGGTCGGGGAAGCCCGCCTCGTTTTCATGGACGAGCCCACCGCGTCGCTGACGCAATCGGAAACGGACTACCTGATCGACATCGTCCGCAACCTCTCAGCCTCCGGCGTTGCGGTTGTGTTCGTCTCGCACCGCCTTGCGGAAGTGCTTGAGATTTCAGATCGCATAACCGTTTTGCGCGATGGGTCGCTTGTCGGGGTCTTCCCGGTTGAAGGCATGACCCAGTCACGCGTGACCGAACTGATGACCGGCCGCAACTTCGACAGCGCCGTCATTGCCGCTGATCACAATGACAAGCCCGTTGTTCTCTCCGTGCGCGGGCTGACGCGCGCCGGTGAGTTTGAAGATGTGTCTTTCGATCTGCGGCAGGGCGAAACGCTGGGGATTACTGGCCTGCTGGGAGCCGGACGCACCGAACTGGCCTTGACCCTTTTCGGCATGCATCGGCCGCAATCGGGTGAAATCCTGATCGACGGGAAGAAGGTGAATTTCCATTCCAACCGGGATGCGATCCGGGCCGGCGTTGCCTATCTTTCCGAAGACCGGCTGGCGCTTGGTCTCAATCAGCCCCAGTCGATTGCCGACAATCTCGTCATGGCCTCGCTTGACCGGTTGCTGACGGGCGGCCTTATCTCGCCATCGAAAAAGGCGGATGTGGTTTCCCGCTGGATTTCAGCGCTCGGCGTCAAGATCGGCCTGCCGGAAGACCCGATCCGTACGCTTTCGGGCGGCAACCAGCAGCGCGTGGCGATTGCCAAGTGGCTGGCCATCGGCCCGAAAATCCTCATCCTCGACGCGCCGACCGTGGGGGTCGATGTCGGCGCCCGCGCCGGCATCTTCGAAATTGTCCGCAAGCTCGCCGCAGAGGGTCTCTCGATCATCGTGATCTCCGACGAAGCCCCAGAAGTCTATTTCAACACCGACAGGGTCATTCACATGGTCGAAGGCCGGTTCCACGCCACCCATGATCCGCGACATGTGTCGCTTACCGAACTGGAGTCCGCCATCTATGCGTAG
- a CDS encoding ABC transporter permease has translation MRRLILGHTTEFTLLVVMVLLCTGLSFATDRFLTISNAFDVLNVSAVNIIFAVGLLVVLISGGIDISFAVAASVVQYVTVLALNALGGGNWAEGFIIAGAVGLGLGFVNAFLVWRLNIISIVATISTFNIFFGLLMFFTKGVSIYDLPEWLSTRVVFYEREMPDGSWVELTLPVVVMILCCFATWFMISRTTVGRKLYAFGDNPEGARRFGINIGAMHYISFGWLGLMAGIAGLMQAHYAQEVVPNALYGRELDVLAATVLGGARLGGGKGSVIGCVLGVLMVSITQNGLNLMGVSPFAFKMIVGAIILIAITLSSTRFDKLLPAALRTSAKKGSAQR, from the coding sequence ATGCGTAGGCTCATCCTCGGACATACGACCGAATTCACGCTGCTTGTGGTCATGGTGCTGCTCTGCACGGGCCTGTCCTTTGCAACCGACCGTTTCCTCACCATCTCCAATGCCTTCGATGTGCTGAATGTCTCGGCGGTCAACATCATCTTTGCGGTCGGCCTGCTTGTCGTGCTGATTTCGGGCGGTATCGACATCTCCTTCGCGGTTGCCGCTTCCGTCGTGCAATATGTCACGGTGCTGGCGCTCAATGCGCTCGGCGGCGGCAACTGGGCGGAGGGTTTCATCATTGCCGGCGCCGTCGGCCTTGGTCTCGGTTTCGTCAACGCCTTCCTCGTCTGGCGGCTCAACATCATTTCCATCGTCGCGACCATTTCCACTTTCAACATCTTCTTCGGGCTGTTGATGTTCTTCACCAAGGGCGTGTCGATCTACGATCTGCCGGAATGGCTTTCGACCCGCGTGGTGTTTTATGAGCGCGAGATGCCGGATGGTTCCTGGGTCGAGCTGACATTGCCGGTCGTGGTCATGATCCTCTGCTGCTTCGCCACCTGGTTCATGATTTCCCGCACCACGGTCGGCCGCAAACTTTATGCTTTCGGTGACAATCCGGAAGGCGCACGCCGCTTCGGCATCAATATCGGCGCCATGCATTATATTTCCTTCGGCTGGCTCGGCCTGATGGCGGGCATTGCCGGGCTCATGCAGGCGCATTACGCGCAGGAGGTCGTGCCCAACGCGCTTTATGGCCGCGAGCTGGATGTTCTTGCTGCCACCGTGCTTGGCGGCGCGCGGCTTGGCGGCGGCAAGGGTTCGGTCATCGGCTGCGTGCTTGGTGTGTTGATGGTGTCCATCACCCAGAACGGCCTCAACCTGATGGGCGTCTCTCCCTTTGCATTCAAGATGATCGTCGGCGCCATCATTCTCATTGCAATCACGCTGTCCTCCACCCGGTTCGACAAGCTGCTGCCGGCAGCCTTGCGGACCTCCGCTAAAAAGGGGAGTGCGCAGCGATGA
- a CDS encoding ABC transporter permease, translating into MSSFVRKFNAIFGADMAGPVIAFVAVMLIFGTLADNFLSLATFGSVAFQLPELGLLTLAMLLPLLTGGINLSVTFAANLSGLAAAWVLQAHGGVDAPPSAFLLACLAALATGGAAGAMTGAAIAYTRAHPILVTLSMMIFLRGLGEFLTRGGDVSGFPAYMAPLGHGTLFGLPIPLLIFIACVGLWHVLLTRTKLGFGLLMIGSNIEAARYSGLNTRKIQVLVYTLSGLMCAVAGIIMLARFNSVRVGHGESYLLITVLAAFLGGINPFGGFGRVLPVFVALIVLQLLSSGLNLLGANQHLATALWGVLMIVVMAARGLFSGYFASLRKKV; encoded by the coding sequence ATGAGCAGCTTCGTTCGGAAATTCAACGCGATTTTCGGTGCCGACATGGCCGGACCGGTGATTGCCTTTGTCGCGGTCATGCTCATCTTCGGGACGCTGGCGGATAATTTCCTGTCGCTCGCCACATTCGGTTCGGTCGCCTTCCAGCTGCCCGAACTCGGTCTTTTGACACTGGCGATGCTGCTGCCGCTGCTGACCGGCGGGATCAATCTTTCCGTCACCTTCGCCGCCAATCTGTCGGGGCTGGCGGCAGCCTGGGTGCTGCAGGCCCATGGCGGCGTGGACGCACCGCCGAGCGCCTTCCTGCTCGCCTGCCTTGCCGCCCTCGCCACCGGTGGTGCTGCCGGCGCCATGACCGGCGCGGCGATTGCCTATACCCGCGCGCACCCGATCCTCGTCACCCTGTCGATGATGATTTTCCTGCGCGGGCTCGGGGAGTTCCTGACGCGTGGCGGCGATGTTTCCGGTTTTCCGGCCTATATGGCGCCGCTTGGTCACGGCACGCTTTTCGGGCTGCCCATCCCGCTGCTGATCTTTATCGCCTGCGTCGGGCTGTGGCACGTGCTCCTCACCCGCACGAAGCTCGGTTTCGGTCTGCTGATGATCGGCTCCAATATCGAGGCGGCGCGTTATTCCGGTCTCAACACCCGCAAGATCCAGGTACTCGTCTACACGCTCTCGGGTCTCATGTGTGCCGTCGCCGGCATCATCATGCTTGCCCGCTTCAACTCGGTGCGTGTGGGACACGGTGAATCCTACCTGCTGATCACGGTACTGGCGGCGTTTCTCGGCGGCATCAATCCATTCGGCGGCTTCGGCCGTGTGCTGCCCGTCTTCGTCGCGCTGATCGTGCTGCAGCTCCTTTCATCCGGGCTCAACCTTCTCGGCGCCAACCAGCATCTGGCAACGGCGCTGTGGGGTGTGCTGATGATTGTCGTCATGGCGGCGCGCGGCCTGTTTTCAGGTTACTTCGCATCTCTCAGAAAGAAGGTATGA
- a CDS encoding sugar phosphate isomerase/epimerase family protein, with the protein MQGFGVHAMMWSLNWDHESARRAIAGAADYGQDFIEIPLVDLPSVDTAHTRALLEKYGLRAVCSLVLPEPAWASVRPDAAIAYLKAALDKASEMGAEALTGVTYGGTSERTGFPPTQAEYDNLTRALSQAAGHAKTLGLQFGIEAVNRYENHLVNSAEQAVALVERIGADNIFVHLDTFHMNMEEKGIASGIIAARNHLKYMHMSESDRGTPGFGNVAWDAVYAALAAIGFKGVLTLESFAAMPQEMAGAISTWRPVASGADEVLDKGLAFLRDKASQYRIF; encoded by the coding sequence GTGCAAGGCTTTGGTGTTCACGCAATGATGTGGTCCCTCAACTGGGATCATGAAAGCGCCAGGCGGGCCATTGCCGGTGCTGCGGATTATGGGCAGGATTTCATCGAGATTCCGCTTGTCGATCTCCCATCCGTCGATACGGCGCATACCCGCGCCCTGCTGGAGAAATACGGTCTGCGGGCTGTCTGCTCGCTGGTTCTGCCGGAACCTGCCTGGGCGTCCGTCCGCCCGGACGCAGCCATCGCGTATCTGAAGGCCGCGCTGGACAAGGCATCCGAAATGGGCGCGGAAGCGCTGACGGGCGTCACCTATGGCGGCACCAGCGAGCGTACGGGTTTCCCGCCGACACAGGCTGAATACGACAATCTGACACGCGCACTATCTCAGGCTGCCGGCCACGCGAAGACGCTTGGCCTGCAATTCGGTATCGAGGCTGTCAACCGCTACGAAAACCATCTGGTCAACTCAGCCGAGCAGGCCGTGGCGCTGGTTGAGCGTATCGGTGCCGACAATATCTTTGTCCATCTCGATACCTTCCACATGAACATGGAAGAGAAGGGCATCGCCAGTGGCATCATCGCTGCCCGTAACCATCTGAAATACATGCATATGTCGGAAAGCGACCGCGGCACTCCGGGCTTCGGCAACGTTGCCTGGGACGCGGTGTACGCCGCACTCGCGGCCATTGGCTTCAAGGGCGTGCTGACGCTCGAGAGTTTCGCCGCGATGCCGCAGGAGATGGCGGGTGCGATTTCCACCTGGCGGCCGGTCGCGTCAGGCGCAGACGAGGTCCTCGACAAGGGGCTGGCCTTCCTGCGCGACAAGGCAAGCCAGTACCGGATTTTCTGA
- a CDS encoding nucleoside triphosphate hydrolase: protein MSTIDDNAREIAGLALQRLERAKGRRVMIAIAGAPGSGKSTIAEGVVDVLNAGGGEPAALFPMDGYHYDDAVLEEMNRRPFKGAIDTFDAHGLRHMLERLKANEDDVIAVPVFDRSIEIARAGGRLIPQSVDIIVCEGNYLLAGQSPWNRLKPIFDLTVFVDVGEDDLRARLRNRWLGFGLAEDEINRKVEENDLPNGRFIISTSTEPDLRIGNPGSGAAS from the coding sequence TTGAGCACAATTGACGATAATGCCCGTGAGATTGCGGGCTTGGCCCTCCAGCGTCTGGAAAGGGCAAAAGGCCGGCGTGTGATGATCGCGATTGCCGGTGCCCCGGGATCGGGAAAATCGACCATTGCCGAAGGTGTGGTGGATGTGTTGAACGCCGGCGGAGGCGAGCCCGCCGCGCTTTTCCCGATGGATGGTTATCACTATGACGATGCCGTGCTCGAAGAGATGAACCGGCGACCGTTCAAGGGCGCCATCGATACGTTCGATGCCCACGGGTTGCGGCACATGCTCGAGCGCCTCAAGGCCAATGAGGATGATGTCATCGCCGTTCCAGTCTTTGACCGGTCAATTGAAATTGCCCGCGCCGGCGGCCGGCTGATCCCGCAATCCGTCGATATCATCGTCTGTGAAGGCAATTATCTCCTCGCCGGCCAGTCGCCGTGGAACCGCCTCAAGCCGATCTTCGATCTGACGGTTTTCGTCGATGTCGGCGAGGACGATCTGCGCGCGCGGCTGAGAAACCGCTGGCTGGGCTTCGGCCTTGCCGAGGACGAGATCAACCGGAAGGTCGAGGAGAACGATCTTCCGAACGGCCGTTTCATCATCTCGACGAGCACCGAACCCGATCTTCGCATCGGCAATCCGGGAAGCGGGGCCGCCTCCTGA